Proteins from one Telopea speciosissima isolate NSW1024214 ecotype Mountain lineage chromosome 1, Tspe_v1, whole genome shotgun sequence genomic window:
- the LOC122650189 gene encoding uncharacterized protein LOC122650189, producing MSEFRPIALCNLLYKFTAKVLASRLKSVVDLLVSENQSAFIHRRSITDNIFLCNEIVRGYDRESHSLIALMKIDIHKAFKSIRWDYIGKLVEKMGFSLAFIH from the coding sequence ATGTCTGAATTTAGGCCTATAGCCCTTTGCAATTTGCTATACAAGTTCACTGCCAAGGTTCTTGCTTCTAGGCTTAAGTCAGTAGTGGATCTCCTTGTCAGTGAGAACCAGTCTGCTTTCATACatagaagaagtattactgacAATATCTTCCTCTGTAATGAGATTGTCAGAGGTTATGATAGGGAGTCTCACTCTCTGATAgctcttatgaagattgatattcaCAAGGCTTTCAAATCCATAAGATGGGACTACATTGGGAAACTTGTTGAGAAAATGGGTTTTTCTCTAGCCTTTATCCACTAG